A portion of the Caenorhabditis elegans chromosome III genome contains these proteins:
- the T15B12.2 gene encoding non-specific serine/threonine protein kinase (Confirmed by transcript evidence), giving the protein MKTGDRQRTEKEAVTKDGQTGSKKPGYKKKPVKKLLSNNTKVKTNKTKRVWCVQAHIGSGGFGDVYRVYDEPNPKMEYAMKTEVHGAQQRRLSIEKSILKEIDTYTTTHKKSRHFCELIDSGQTKDYSWIVMTLIGPSLESVRRMLKRQYTKSCVINMALQILDAVEVMHEVGFIHRDLKPANICTGTPPQDDHVLYVLDFGISRRVFKSSKCHELRNKRERVPFFGTRKFSSRACHQEKDQGRKDDMETYLYTILDLFHNERGLSWSKDLADVNKIIEKKHALFENPTKELDKIIPSGIDNIIVYLRGLKFEDPVDYRQIENELRTAGKKMAPSDSSDETMDWTGKLEQLLKEANKNKAVGTPKGEETLLYERLKAKRDRDMTTDAVKTVEMRATINRDVDASEGMFNDKGLTTRTTLVSVELPPPPPPPPQKPPTKQLKSRTRT; this is encoded by the exons ATGAAGACCGGCGATCGACAGcgaacagaaaaagaggcaGTTACGAAGGATGGTCAGACAGGATCAAAGAAGCCGGGATATAAGAAAAA GCCTGTAAAAAAGTTGCTGTCAAATAACACAAAAGtaaaaacgaataaaacaaaaagagTATGGTGTGTGCAGGCTCATATCGGGTCAGGAGGCTTTGGTGACGTTTATAGAGTTTATGATGAGCCGAATCCAAAAATG GAATATGCTATGAAGACGGAAGTTCACGGTGCCCAGCAGCGACGTCTAAGTATTGAAAAAAGCATTCTGAAGGAAATCGACACCTACACGACGACTCATAAAAAGTCTCGACACTTTTGTGAATTGATTGATTCAGGACAAACAAAAGATTACTCG tggatTGTCATGACACTTATCGGTCCGTCATTGGAAAGTGTCCGTCGAATGTTGAAAAGACAATATACAAAAAGTTGCGTTATCAACATGGCTCTTCAGATTCTTGAT GCGGTAGAGGTTATGCATGAAGTTGGATTCATACATCGTGATTTGAAGCCCGCCAACATATGTACAGGAACTCCGCCCCAAGACGATCATGTTCTCTATGTGCTCGACTTCGGAATCAGTCGAAGAgtcttcaaaagttcaaaatgccACGAACTTCGA aacaaaagaGAACGTGTTCCATTCTTTGGAACTCGGAAATTCTCGAGTCGTGCATGTCACCAGGAAAAAGACCAAGGAAGAAAAGACGATATGGAGACTTATCTCTACACGATTCTGGATCTCTTCCACAATGAACGAGGACTTTCGTGGAGTAAAGACTTGGCGGATGTGAATAAAATCATCGAGAAGAAACACGCtttgtttgaaaatccaaCGAAAG AACTCGATAAGATTATTCCATCCGGAATTGATAACATCATCGTCTACTTGCGAGGTTTGAAATTCGAAGATCCAGTTGACTATAG acaaattgaGAATGAGCTTCGCACGGCTGGAAAGAAGATGGCACCGTCCGATTCGAGCGATGAAACAATGGATTGGACTGGAAAGTTGGAACAACTGCTGAAAGAGGCAAATAAGAATAAGGCTGTTGGAACACCG AAAGGAGAGGAAACTCTGTTGTATGAACGGCTCAAGGCAAAACGTGACAG GGATATGACGACTGATGCTGTCAAAACAGTGGAAATGCGTGCAACTATAAATAGAGACGTGGATGCATCAGAGGG aatgtTCAACGACAAAGGACTCACTACTCGAACAACCTTGGTGTCTGTTGAACTTcctcctccacctcctccaccTCCTCAAAAGCCACCAACCAAGCAACTCAAAAGTAGAACCAgaacttga
- the F52C9.5 gene encoding uncharacterized protein (Confirmed by transcript evidence), with protein MPSSHRLSATILIFLSLTYISSSSNLVEDITDKQDSSEDDDHLQTFPTPPPIGTTTASADSLFNRMNKILRKEEKQKSQNFQIFNEKDLVTNSNANPYFSTTRKPKNRSDSSQKARDPDPQNQVIAGIPDLSDPCFRRYENSIIVNAQPYERRSSTGLIHCKSHCLNSQIGVYSCRSFVYDNVNRVCDLFAHVGDQAPARLLKFQTRDYFEPTDIVHCLSMINGESSSSAPSSEDEDSPPSPPPSAPIVALATNTDKRDEHEEMTETIEDITVASPSSDSCPRGKQSTFLRTEGFELFSHDDQELVVGDVAECAKACIENKINGVALKCKSFDFLSSTSTCAFTSEAAVPVGNGQLKQREDASYHEKICVSKSFVESCPSTFFSRHPQMILVGFAESVSDSPSFEHCFDTCLNSYQLFGFNCTSGMYYFEENQLNCILNSENRNTQRELFTEENTDIVDYFEVECTTPRSKQSKRKMAGVRNFETDAIGADKMVTDHEDVEEDGSKWESWSECQDGKQTRRKICANFNQIEDCAEEVRDCVDEIDSTDMRMSIKRAGELENNDHEQIEDNNTDASEDPVPTKEEIAEVKQKIRRTGFKCPLNECCRVFLSCSYGLRHNSHTKQLEWCRRPCDPSLSSFKRSRLLR; from the exons atgccATCCAGCCATCGTCTTTCAGCAACAATTCTCATATTTCTCAGTTTAACTTATATTTCAAGTTCGTCAAATCTAGTAGAAGATATCACTGATAAACAAGATTCATCGGAGGATGACGATCATTTACAGAC attccCAACACCTCCTCCAATTGGAACAACAACTGCTTCTGCGGATTCTCTATTTAATcgaatgaataaaatattaagaaaagaagaaaaacaaaaatctcaaaactttcagattttcaatgaaaaa GATTTGGTGACCAATTCAAATGCGAAtccatatttttcaacaactcGGAAGCCCAAAAATCGATCAGATTCTTCACAAAAGGCACGGGATCCTGATCCACAAAATCAAGTGATTGCAGGGATTCCCGATTTGA GTGATCCATGTTTCCGTCGTTACGAGAATTCGATAATTGTGAACGCTCAACCGTATGAAAGAAGATCATCGACTGGCTTAATCCATTGTAAATCTCACTGCTTGAATAGCCAAATCGGTGTTTATAGCTGCAGATCGTTCGTTTATGACAATGTGAATCGG GTGTGCGATCTATTTGCCCACGTCGGAGATCAGGCTCCAGCTCgtttgctgaaatttcagactcGTGACTATTTTGAGCCAACTGATATTGTTCATTGTTTATCAATGATAAATGGagaatcatcatcatcagctCCTTCTTCAGAAGATGAAGATTCTCCTCCAAGTCCTCCACCATCTGCTCCAATTGTTGCTCTTGCAACAAATACAGATAAAAGAGATGAACACGAAGAAATGACGGAAACAATTGAAGATATTACTGTTGCTTCACCATCATCAGATAGTTGTCCACGTGGAAAACAATCTACGTTCTTGAGAACTGAAGGATTTGAGCTTTTTAGCCATGATGATCAGGAGTTGGTTGTTGGAGATGTTGCAGAATGTGCAAAAGCCTGTATTGAAAATAAG ataaatgGTGTTGCACTAAAATGTAAAAGTTTCGACTTTCTTTCCTCCACTTCAACCTGTGCATTTACTTCTGAAGCAGCTGTTCCTGTTGGAAATGGTCAATTGAAACAAAGAGAAGATGCGTCTTATCACGAGAAAATATGTGTATCGAAAAGTTTTGTGGA ATCATGCCCATCCACATTCTTCTCTCGTCATCCTCAAATGATTCTTGTTGGATTTGCAGAATCAGTTTCAGATTCTCCATCTTTTGAACATTGCTTTGACACGTGTCTTAATAGTTATCAATTGTTCGGATTTAATTGTACTTCGGGAATGTactattttgaagaaaatcaactAAATTGCATATTGAATTCCGAAAATCGAAATACGCAGAGAGAACTTTTCACGGAAGAAAATACGGATATTGTTGATTATTTCGAAGTTGAGTGTACAACTCCACGCTCAAAACAATCGAAAAGGAAAATGGCTGGGGTTCGGAACTTTG AAACTGATGCGATTGGAGCTGATAAAATGGTGACAGACCACGAAGATGTAGAGGAGGATGGTTCAAAATGGGAAAGTTGGTCTGAATGTCAAGATGGAAAACAGACAAGACGAAAGATTTGTGCTAATTTTAAT caAATCGAAGACTGCGCCGAAGAAGTTCGAGATTGTGTTGACGAAATTGATTCAACTGACATGAGAATGTCAATTAAAAGAGCTGGAGAATTAGAAAATAATGATCACGAACAAATTGAAGATAATAATACTGATGCGTCTGAAG accCAGTGCCCACAAAAGAAGAAATCGCAGAAGTGAAGCAAAAGATACGTCGAACTGGCTTCAAATGCCCATTAAATGAGTGCTGTCGTGTATTCCTTTCGTGCTCCTATGGTCTCCGTCATAATTCGCATACAAAACAGTTGGAATGGTGCAGAAGGCCATGTGATCCAAGTTTGAGCTCTTTCAAGAGATCAAGGCTTCTTAGGTAG
- the mog-3 gene encoding Pre-mRNA-splicing factor CWC25 homolog (Confirmed by transcript evidence), giving the protein MSKDVSIGWMYEGAKGNVHREDYLLGKKVDKNFEKYSDVVNAQKAEAIDSIVGTRAVFNSGQSTGLKTSSLQKDIIKSEDPFVAVKVREETKRREIMDNPLTKMRLQAALKSMMTSKAEKSKEKKSKKDKKKKKKKRSSSSSDESSDERVERKRRRSPSPKRRRRPSEKPRKRSRSPRRERPRSPKRSREESRKLSRKPSSSRSKSPRRSREDPRKVARKPSRSRSRSAERLRRKSRSPRRSREEPRKMSRSRSRSADKASSSRQFDSHIPRHLQQQRSRHDSSSGSESEHETRSSHRRRNSDDDERQDPRKKSYGLVEMRKRTAEEREEESRAPTKEYKLVKIPTGRGTGNTPREPRRALSEAEKAARLAEMQQDNVKWRDEIRERNVTKGRKEDDEEKEEADKNGYAPSFIRSQMREACDDMTVEKRLQSNKRGVQRAHGYMDRSFAKK; this is encoded by the exons ATGAGCAAAGATGTATCAATCGGGTGGATGTATGAAGGCGCTAAAGGAAATGTACACCGAGAAGACTATTTACTCGGAAAGAAAGTTGACAAGAACTTTGAAAAGTATTCCGATGTGGTGAATGCGCAGAAAGCAGAAGCAATCGATTCGATTGTTGGGACAAG ggCTGTCTTCAATTCCGGACAATCAACGGGTTTAAAAACTTCTTCACTTCAGAAAGATATTATCAAATCCGAAGATCCATTTGTCGCCGTCAAGGTTCGAGAAGAAACAAAACGTCGGGAAATCATGGATAATCCTCTCACAAAAATGCGACTTCAAGCCGCGCTGAAAAGTATGATGACCTCAAAAGCAGAGAAAAgtaaagagaaaaagagtaaaaaagacaaaaagaagaaaaaaaagaagcgatCGTCGAGTTCCAGTGATGAAAGCAGTGATGAACGGgtagaaagaaaaagaagacgcTCGCCATCGCcgaaacgaagaagaagaccCAGCGAGAAGCCCAGAAAGCGTTCTAGATCGCCCAGAAGAGAAAGACCAAGATCTCCAAAGCGATCCCGTGAAGAGTCCAg aaaattgtccCGGAAACCTTCCAGTTCTCGATCGAAATCTCCAAGACGATCCCGAGAGGATCCCAG aaaagttgCCAGAAAGCCATCCAGATCTCGATCAAGATCCGCAGAGCGACTCCGCCGGAAATCCAGGTCTCCGAGGCGATCCAGAGAGGAACCAAG aaaaatgtccaGATCCCGCTCCAGATCTGCCGACAAAGCGAGCTCTTCAAGACAGTTTGATTCTCACATTCCACGTCACCTGCAGCAGCAACGAAGTCGTCATGATTCGAGCTCAGGCTCAGAATCTGAGCACGAAACTCGGAGCAGTCACCGCCGCCGGAATAGTGATGATGACGAGCGACAGGATCCGAGAAAGAAGTCATATGGCTTGGTTGAG ATGCGAAAGCGAACAGCCGAGGAACGTGAAGAAGAGTCACGGGCGCCCACCAAGGAGTACAAGCTTGTCAAGATTCCCACAGGACGTGGTACCGGCAATACGCCAAGAGAGCCGCGACGAGCATTGAGTGAAGCAGAGAAGGCGGCTCGGCTCGCCGAAATGCAGCAGGACAACGTGAAATGGAGGGACGAGATTCGCGAGAGAAATGTCACAAAAGGACGGAAAGAGGATGATGAGGAGAAGGAAGAGGCGGATAAAAATGGATATGCTCCATCTTTTATTAG aTCTCAAATGCGCGAAGCCTGTGACGATATGACAGTGGAGAAGCGTCTACAAAGTAATAAACGCGGTGTTCAACGAGCACACGGGTATATGGATCGGAGTTTTGCGaagaaatga
- the ZC395.11 gene encoding Transposase (Predicted) — translation MYFSKQIFYFLLMEEDSSVKYPHRESKPRMERVSMEAIQDEWRHLFGVDGENNRG, via the exons atgtatttctccaaacaaattttctattttttactGATGGAAGAAGACTCAAGCGTCAAGTATCCACACAGAGAGTCAAAACCACGCATGGAAAGAGTATCAATGGAAGCTATCC aagatgAATGGAGGCACTTGTTTGGCGTTGACGGAGAAAACAACAGGggatga
- the T15B12.1 gene encoding Calponin-homology (CH) domain-containing protein (Confirmed by transcript evidence), whose protein sequence is MKTSASTRCRPQSSISLDEKRHRNRSLGCISRYSASPLPGFSAFLGTITRVSTGQTTFHPYGVQEPLSPQSCVGVFTSMYCSTPSEYSFQPMFSLSDTPPLVSPEPDDDVDFSPDMTRKKESASSGYGSAGSESEHDLMSLRSDDIKFRGRLRHRGSHVGGQAQDLHRRRSMPPTYNFESDVTRVVCHDGYATYETNVDTGEQIRMEIRGMSRPESVLQLARKFGEISAAQENDIHKSRLSLKLGGKENLTKPTLILSKSGPPTPIRHVAPTITHTLPNRPNIGGIASLKSEPKMSRPNMFKQMEKVESNTTTTAPPRQLNPNSIKDALLRWIQNRVAGYPNVNVTNFSSSWADGMAFCALIHRFAPNSFDFSKLDPNNRRYNFDLAFKVAEDNGIFPLLEVDDMIMMGDRPDWKCVFTYVQSFYKQFRDHP, encoded by the exons atgaagacGTCAGCGTCAACTCGTTGTCGCCCACAGTCTTCAATAAGTTTAGATGAAAAAAGGCACAGAAATCGAAGTCTTGGATGTATTTCTCGTTATTCTGCATCTCCATTGCCAGGATTTTCAGCCTTTTTGGGAACTATAACAAGGGTATCAACTGGTCAAACTACATTTCATCCATATGGAGTTCAGGAACCATTATCACCACAATCTTGTGTTG gAGTATTCACCTCAATGTATTGTAGTACACCATCGGAATATTCATTTCAACCAATGTTCAGTTTATCTGACACTCCTCCATTAGTATCTCCAGAACCAgatgatgacgtggatttTTCG CCGGATATGACAAGGAAGAAAGAGTCTGCTTCATCAGGATATGGATCTGCTGGAAGTGAATCTGAACATGATTTG atgtcatTACGGAGTGACGATATCAAGTTTCGTGGACGGCTCCGTCATAGAGGTTCTCACGTTGGAGGACAAGCACAG GATCTTCATCGTCGGCGTTCGATGCCTCCAACATATAATTTCGAGAGTGATGTGACCCGAGTCGTGTGTCATGATGGATATGCCACATATGAAACTAATGTG GACACCGGAGAGCAAATCCGGATGGAAATACGAGGAATGAGTCGACCTGAATCAGTACTTCAATTAGCTCGTAAATTCGGAGAAATCTCTGCGGCTCAGGAAAATGATATTCACAAATCCCGACTTTCACTGAAACTTGggggaaaagaaaatttaacaaaGCCAACTTTGATCTTATCGAAAAGTGGGCCGCCTACTCCAATCAGACATG TTGCTCCCACTATCACCCACACACTTCCAAATCGTCCAAATATCGGAGGAATCGCCAGTTTAAAGT ccgaaCCAAAAATGTCTCGTCCGAATATGTTCAAGCAAATGGAAAAGGTTGAATCtaa caCAACTACAACTGCTCCACCACGTCAGCTTAATCCGAATTCCATAAAGGATGCACTTTTGCGTTGGATTCAAAATAGAGTTGCTGGTTACCCG AACGTGAATGTAACAAACTTCTCCTCATCATGGGCTGATGGCATGGCATTCTGTGCTCTTATTCATCGGTTTGCTCCAAATTCATTCGACTTCTCAAAGCTTGACCCAAACAACAGAAGATATAATTTTGATTTGGCATTCAAAGTTGCAGA AGACAATGGAATATTCCCATTATTGGAAGTTGATGATATGATTATGATGGGTGACCGTCCAGATTGGAAATGTGTATTCACTTATGTTCAGTCCTTCTACAAACAATTCCGTGATCATCCATAA
- the T15B12.1 gene encoding Calponin-homology (CH) domain-containing protein (Confirmed by transcript evidence), with translation MSRPESVLQLARKFGEISAAQENDIHKSRLSLKLGGKENLTKPTLILSKSGPPTPIRHVAPTITHTLPNRPNIGGIASLKSEPKMSRPNMFKQMEKVESNTTTTAPPRQLNPNSIKDALLRWIQNRVAGYPNVNVTNFSSSWADGMAFCALIHRFAPNSFDFSKLDPNNRRYNFDLAFKVAEDNGIFPLLEVDDMIMMGDRPDWKCVFTYVQSFYKQFRDHP, from the exons ATGAGTCGACCTGAATCAGTACTTCAATTAGCTCGTAAATTCGGAGAAATCTCTGCGGCTCAGGAAAATGATATTCACAAATCCCGACTTTCACTGAAACTTGggggaaaagaaaatttaacaaaGCCAACTTTGATCTTATCGAAAAGTGGGCCGCCTACTCCAATCAGACATG TTGCTCCCACTATCACCCACACACTTCCAAATCGTCCAAATATCGGAGGAATCGCCAGTTTAAAGT ccgaaCCAAAAATGTCTCGTCCGAATATGTTCAAGCAAATGGAAAAGGTTGAATCtaa caCAACTACAACTGCTCCACCACGTCAGCTTAATCCGAATTCCATAAAGGATGCACTTTTGCGTTGGATTCAAAATAGAGTTGCTGGTTACCCG AACGTGAATGTAACAAACTTCTCCTCATCATGGGCTGATGGCATGGCATTCTGTGCTCTTATTCATCGGTTTGCTCCAAATTCATTCGACTTCTCAAAGCTTGACCCAAACAACAGAAGATATAATTTTGATTTGGCATTCAAAGTTGCAGA AGACAATGGAATATTCCCATTATTGGAAGTTGATGATATGATTATGATGGGTGACCGTCCAGATTGGAAATGTGTATTCACTTATGTTCAGTCCTTCTACAAACAATTCCGTGATCATCCATAA